TAAACACTATCATCAACAATTAACATAGAAAGCATTATGATCATGTAATTGAACTTTCTGCCAATTTGCATCTCTAACAACAGTAATAAAGCATCCATTTGAGTGATTAAATAGAAAGAACTAACCTTCTCATGCATTTCCTTCTAATTTGTTTCTGAGAAATTTTCTCTTCACTTGATTTGCCTTGATTGCAATTGTTACCCAAAGCTTGTTGTAGACTCTGTCAACTAACCCAAACCAAGCACACCTCCATGAGTCGTTGAAGTACAAGATGCTACAAACTCCAACAAATCCAGCCGCAAATCCCATTCCCATACCACTGTAGAACCAAACCATTTCAGAGTCATCTTTCCTCGTAGTGCCACCTTTTTCATGACCTTTAGGCAATTCATCTGCATCGTTTGAACAGTTATTCAATGGAGGTCCACAAAGTCCATCGTTGCCGATGTAGATGGATTTGTCATCCAAAGTCTGAAGTTGGTTTCCCGTTGGAATTCGTCCAGATAAGTGATTGATTGACAAATTCAAGTGACTTAAAAAGTTCAAATCAGAAATGCTGAATGGAATAGAGCCAGAAAGTTCATTTTCAGACAAGTCAAGTGATTCTAGTGAGCTTAACTTGCCGATGTTCCAAGGGATATGTCCATCCAATTTGTTTCTAGATAGGTTCAGGTTCTGTAGACCTGAAAGATTCATCAACTCCTGGGGAATTTCTCCAACAAAGTTATTTCCTGAAAGGTCAATGGAATAGAGAAATTGAAGTGTTCTAGTATATTCAAGCTCTATTCCTTTGACATAAACCTTCATATTCTCACCATAGCCTCTTACAAAACCCAGATAGGGTCCAGCAATAGTGTAATAGTCCCAATACCCATTCTGCTCATGCATAGCAATTGCAGTAAAATTGCCAAAACAATTAGGTATGGTTCCAGTCATCACGTTATTTGCCAAGTTCAATATGCGAAGAGAAGCAAGGTAACAAAGCTGCAGAGGAATCTCACCTTCAAATTTATTGGAGTGAACACTCAGTACTTTCAGAGAAGATAGGCTCTCACCTATCCACCAAGGAATAAAACCATCAAAAGAATTCATGCTAAGATCAAGAGTCTCCAAGGATTCTAGATTCCTTAATGACATTGGGATCTTTCCTTGCAGAGTATTGTTTTTCAGATGCAGGGAAATAAGCGACTCTTGAGAACCCAAGGACATTGGAACATCACCACTCAGCATATTACTTGAAAAATCAATTACAATTAAACTTGGCAAATTTCCCCAACATGAAGGCATTCTTCCTGATAGATGATTATTCGAAAGATCAAGAATTTGTAAAGATTGAATCCTGCATAAAGTAGCTGGTACAGTACCATTCAAGTAGTTGTTGGAGAGGGATAAGAGTTGCAGACTTGGCATCATTTCACTGAGATTCTGGGGAATCTGGCCGTGGAGCAAGTTGTTGGAGATATCCAATATGGTTGCATCAAAATGAGAACAGGTTAAAAAACCATCAAACTGGTTAGATTTCAACAATATGATCCTATATTCGTTAGCATAAGTTCTGTTCAGTTTTCTGAAAGTTGGCAAGGTCCCAAACAACTGATTATAAGATAAATCCAATACTACAATATTGGAAGAAATATTTTCAAACCAGTCAGGGATGTTATCtgagatgcttgcattagacatTTCTAAAAATCTAATGCTCTTTTGTGTTTTGAGCCACTGTGGAAACGAAGGCCCTACTTCACAAGATGATaaattgatcaagcataatttagccacatttttatcataattattattgtttatttacacattttttagtttaatttatggtttttatcttgtttttacagaaaaggaagaaattgaaaaattggagaaaaagtgcagaaaattgacagaaaagtgattgggttagtgatttgcccaaaacactcaaatcaccgggcaaatcactttgacagcagaaacttggaggcaacaggcagaagtgatatgggcaagtgatttgcctaagacactcgaagaaactgggcaaatcactcgcagaggcagagaggactgactcacagaaaagtgattaggtcagtgatttgcccaaaacactcaaatcaccaggcaaatcactttgacagcagaaactgacagaagagcgagaaattgggcagaaaacagaaattcgaattttcagaagtccaaatccaacccaatcactaccaacataaaaccaagagccacgaaagagcttctcatccaaggaattccaattgcaattaaattcaacatcaaaagaggagtcaaacaccaaatcaaaaagggattttgaaaccctagatggatggaattcttcagctataaaaggagagcctccaaaccagcaaaagcATCATCTGATCAGCTATTGAGCCTTCTCTTCCTCTCGCCAAAAACTCTGCAGctcttccctttttcttttcttttcatcttttgtgtattatgtccaccatgagtggctaaacactttctttctagttgaagttggtgaatttcagattttgtgatgaattgggagatttaaatctccattgttaaacttctatttatttccaatatttatgtaatttgatctttctataattgttgctttacttttagaatcaataagggcccattgcttttaattgcttgagtaacaattgtttaaataatttaggtccgtaattgcttagaatatttaaactcacatttaatcaagttgcatgatctaaacttgaccacgcggttggcaaggttagaattaggtttctctaagtcttaatgcagttaacagttgttcgatgctataatgccctaaggacgttccttggcaacttgttaactagtgtttgaatagcgaacgtttcctaatcaaactagaactaaggaggaatttggattgtgagaagcgtcttccacatccaaaactaatttattggaataaataggagagttaaagaatcaatgatcaattctaaacaatctgaaataagatccatacttcaactagaagcttttctcttattgatttactcatctttaaattattgctttcttttgctatttagttttaattcatcaactcaaacccccctgttttatttacttgttatttacttgacctagtcattattaagaaggtctttagtgtcaattccctgtggttcgaccctattgccactatctgcaaattattttgttgattgagaataggtttatttttgatggcttcgacaaccgcctatcaaaaattggcgccgttgccggggaattgatctaactaacgtattatccttttatgaccagggctgatttacaagcatggctacggtaagtatgtcttttctctcttctcaaatttctgaactaatcTCTATGatgagaaattatggtataggtcaagcccaacaacttcaacaagcacatgcaggattctatggacagccaagacataatccctaccttgacacatacaattcaggttggggagacaatatgagctatggctatacaaggacagaccactaccatgactaccaaagagatctgcaatacaattcatgttggggggacaatccgaattatggctatgcaagggctgactactaccaaaactatcaagcccaagcaacacctcaaaactccaatatggaacttgaagagatggtaaggaaattggaaatttctgggaaaattctccaacagcaagtggatcaagcggtcaattcaatgaacgcgcacatattaagaagagaggaagagcttcaagatctatgggacgatgacgaagaaaCAGACCAAGCTGCTGAGTCTGCTGCACAATTCACCACTACACTTGAAGCTGAACCAGATACCCGATTCCAGGTTACTGCAAAATTTTTtgcaccagcaaattcacccACTGCCACACCTGCCACTGCTGAAAGTGCACCGGcaattgctgaacctgctgtccaaaaatcagcaagtgctgaatctgccaccattgcatcccttgttgctgtccaaacaccagcaacctcaAAAATTGACACAACTGAACCAGAAGATGTTGCACTTactgaaccagcaacatacaccaCTGAATCAGCCACTATTGCATCCCCTGCTGTTGTccaaaatcttgagcaacaagtgagccaaatggccacttcaatgagcaaatttgagtctcaagggaagctaccctctcaaactgagataaatccaagacaaaatgctagtgccatcacattgaggagtggaaaagagctacaagacagcaaggctaaaaaattgcaaaaacaggccatggaagaaatcctgccagaaagtgatcagggcagtgatttgcccaattcactagtagaaactgacccgatcgctgggcaaactgagctgtccagcagtgatttgcccaaatcaccagagaaggcagagagtgatctgtccaaatcaacagaccaggcagaatccagtcaaaggcagaaacagcaacttatggagaaattcaaggtacctcctcccttcccaaagagatttgcaagatcccaaaaggagaaagaggaaaaagagatattggagacactttgcaaagtggaaatcaacatacccttacttgatgctatcaaacaaataccaaggtatgctaaatttctcaaagagctatgcaccaataggaggaaacttgctgaacataaaaaggtaagtgtgggggagtgtgtctcagctgtcattcaaaggaaacttcccaccaaatgcaaggatagaggaatgtttgccatttcatgcaaaataggcaacataggaataaagaaggccatgtgtgaccttggagcttcaataaatgtcatgcctctttctatttttaacttgttgaatgcaggtacactcaagggcaccagcattatgatccaattggctgatcgatctgttgtctaccccaagggagtgctagaagatgtgttggtgcatgtggaccaattagtctttccagcagatttttatgttattgacatggaggaagacaagggaaaaatcacctctgatatcctacttggaagaccattcttaagtacagcaagaactaaaattgatgtgcatgatggcacattgactttggagtttgaaggggaagttatcaaatttaatgtttatgatgccatgaaattccccaatgatgtttctcctatttatggccttgatgttattgatgatttaagtcaagaaatttttgattttgatcaagaaaatttactttatgatggtctttgcaggaaaggagaagtggacagcaacatcactgaagcagaaaaaacaacagactgctgtaacttgctggatgtgggtgatttgcccagtgatttgcccagaccaccagataatatgctcaaatcacagaccaaatcactggagcagacataCTTGAcagagagtgatttgcccagatcaccagataatctgcccaaatcacagcccaaattagatagcaaacagcagaaatcagcacaaacagcaactgcaccagaactgaaaccattgcccagccacctcaaatatgcctacttgggagctggaaattcacttccagcaattatttctaaccagctcagccaagaagaagaggaaaagctccttgatctgttgaggaagcacaagaaagcaattgggtggaccttggaggacataaaaggcacctcaagaccattcggtggaggctcaagacaggatgcagcacatggaaagcatgttgcagctgctggttcaatattttctgcccacagaccagccacgacagtgatttgaccagtgatttgcccaaatcacctgctcaaatcacccacatcccaggcagtccctttccttctccttattaattttttcatatttatgtttaaacattgaggacaatgtttgggatatgtgtgggggtatttgctgttaggtttaggttatattttttccgtttacattatctttttgctttctttttatttcttttttgcatctttttgccccataaacacacaccaaaatttttttacacatttttttcactttttgcacacacacacagaattttgacttagcttttgctctactcagcatagataacaaggttaaaagagcttcctatctcatgaccccattgattttccacccctttaagcctaaattgaatcaattatagtgtgctaccttcactttggaagttcttttcttaaattgaatctctaaatttacattggtcaagggaaataaaaatataaatacatgcaaataaaaagttagtgtaactccctatgaggtgatttgcccaaactgtcatgaaaaaaaaaaagaaaaagaaaaaccagcacaaagcacaaatcataaaacctgttcctatggccaaataagctatgaacagagctagtagccacttgaagaagtaactaactgagtaaccgggggtgggtatcaccaatatgcacgttcgcgtaaaaaggttagtgactttttcaggcaagaataaaaaaaaaagtgctgctgaataaaataaaataaaatgcttaaagaagggcaagtctctcttagaggttgcattgagcttatacaaagagaataagcatgaatgcatcaaaaacctttcctttgaccatgatacgtaaggggaaacaaggaaaagagaagaacaacctcggtgcatgtattctatactgtgatacttcaatttaggagcCTAGGgagggctgattaagtggtacttagactcaaaagaaaaaggagcttgattgactaagttatttgttgcttgaggacaaacaaaaagctaggtgtgggggtatttgatcaagcataatttagccacatttttatcataattattattgtttatttacacattttttagtttaatttatggtttttatcttgtttttacagaaaaggaagaaattgaaaaattggagaaaaagtgcagaaaattgatagaaaagtgattgggtcagtgatttgcccaaaacactcaaatcaccgggcaaatcactttgacagcagaaacttggAGGCAACAGatagaagtgatatgggcaagtgatttgcccaagacactcgaagaaactgggcaaatcactcgcagaggcagagaggactgactcacagaaaagtgattgggtcagtgatttgcccaaaacactcaaatcaccaggcaaatcactttgacagcagaaactgacagaagagcgggaaattgggcagaaaacagaaatccgaattttcagaagtccaaatttaacccaatcactaccaacataaaaccaagagccacgaaagagcttctcatccaaggaattccaattgcaattaaattcaacatcaaaagaggagtcaaacaccaaatcaaaaagggattttgaaaccctagatggatggaattcttcagctataaaaggagagcctccaaaccagcaaaagcATCATCTGATCAGCTATTGAGCCTCCTCTTcctctcgccagaaactctgcagctcttccctttttcttttcttttcatcttttgtgtattatgtccaccatgagtggctaaacactttctttctagttgaagttggtgaatttcagattttgtgatgaattgggagatttaaatctctattgttaaacttctatttatttccaatatttatgtaatttgatctttctataattgttgctttacttttagaatcaataagggcccattgcttttaattgcttgagtaacaattgtttaaataatttaggttcgtaattgcttagaatatttaaactcacatttaatcaagttgcatgatctaaacttgaccacgcggttggcaaggttagaattaggtttctctaagtcttaatgcagttaacagttgtttgatgctataatgccctaaggacgttccttggcaacttgttaactagtgtttgaatagcgaacgtttcctaatcaaactagaactaaggaggaatttggattgtgagaaccgtcttccacatccaaaactaatttattagaataaataggagagttaaagaatcaatgatcaattctaaacaatctgaaataagatccatacttcaactagaagcttttcttttattgatttactcatctttaaattattgttttcttttgctatttagttttaattcatcaactcaaacccccctgttttatttacttgttatttacttgacctagtcatt
The Manihot esculenta cultivar AM560-2 chromosome 1, M.esculenta_v8, whole genome shotgun sequence genome window above contains:
- the LOC110623252 gene encoding receptor-like protein EIX2 is translated as MLSGDVPMSLGSQESLISLHLKNNTLQGKIPMSLRNLESLETLDLSMNSFDGFIPWWIGESLSSLKVLSVHSNKFEGEIPLQLCYLASLRILNLANNVMTGTIPNCFGNFTAIAMHEQNGYWDYYTIAGPYLGFVRGYGENMKVYVKGIELEYTRTLQFLYSIDLSGNNFVGEIPQELMNLSGLQNLNLSRNKLDGHIPWNIGKLSSLESLDLSENELSGSIPFSISDLNFLSHLNLSINHLSGRIPTGNQLQTLDDKSIYIGNDGLCGPPLNNCSNDADELPKGHEKGGTTRKDDSEMVWFYSGMGMGFAAGFVGVCSILYFNDSWRCAWFGLVDRVYNKLWVTIAIKANQVKRKFLRNKLEGNA